The Arachis duranensis cultivar V14167 chromosome 2, aradu.V14167.gnm2.J7QH, whole genome shotgun sequence genome has a window encoding:
- the LOC107476139 gene encoding syntaxin-121 translates to MNDLFSGSFSRFRSTDQVSPDNQHHVIEMGATDGNVHLDKFFEEVEVVKEELKELEKLHESLRVSHERSKTLHSTRAVKDLRASMDADVAIALKKAKLVKVRLEALDRSNAASRSLPGAGPGSSSDRTRTSVVSGLRKKLKDSMDSFNNLRQQISSEYRETVQRRYYTVTGENPDEKTVDLLISTGESETFLQKAIQQQGRATIMDTIQEIQERHDTVMEIERSLNELHQVFLDMAVLVQSQGEQIDDIENHVARANSYVRGGVQQLQVARKHQKNTRKWTLIAIIILIIIILIIVLPIVLKN, encoded by the exons ATGAATGACTTGTTCTCCGGCTCCTTCTCCCGCTTCCGCAGCACCGATCAAGTCTCTCCGGACAACCAACACCATGTCATCGAGATGGGGGCGACCGACGGCAACGTCCACCTTGACAAGTTCTTCGAGGAAGTGGAGGTTGTAAAGGAGGAGCTGAAGGAGTTGgagaagctccatgagagcctaaGAGTGTCCCATGAAAGGAGCAAGACCCTTCACAGTACTAGAGCTGTGAAAGATCTTAGAGCCAGCATGGATGCTGACGTGGCAATAGCACTAAAAAAAGCCAAGCTTGTCAAGGTCCGACTCGAGGCACTAGACAGGTCCAATGCAGCAAGCCGTAGCTTGCCTGGTGCTGGACCTGGGTCTTCCTCGGATCGGACCAGGACATCCGTGGTGAGTGGATTGAGGAAGAAGTTGAAAGATTCCATGGACAGCTTCAACAACCTTAGACAACAAATATCTTCAGAGTACAGAGAGACCGTACAACGTAGATACTATACTGTCACTGGAGAGAATCCTGATGAAAAAACCGTTGATCTTCTCATCTCTACTG GTGAGAGTGAAACCTTTTTGCAAAAAGCAATTCAGCAACAGGGGAGAGCAACAATCATGGACACAATCCAAGAGATTCAAGAGAGGCATGACACAGTTATGGAGATAGAGAGGAGCCTCAATGAGCTTCACCAAGTGTTCTTGGACATGGCTGTTTTGGTCCAATCACAAGGTGAGCAAATAGATGACATAGAGAACCACGTGGCGAGAGCTAATTCGTATGTCCGCGGCGGGGTCCAGCAACTCCAGGTTGCAAGGAAGCACCAGAAGAATACCCGGAAGTGGACCTTAATTGCCATCATAATATTAATCATTATCATATTGATTATAGTTCTTcctattgttt
- the LOC107476140 gene encoding syntaxin-121 — translation MNDLFSGSFSRLRNERTSPDRHHVIEMSAVTPDAAGSGGVHLDKFFDDVEGVKEELREVERXXXERLLQSLQSSHEQSKTLHNAAAVRDLRSRMDADVSAALKKAKVIKLRLEALDRSNAANRNLPGCGPGSSSDRTRTSVVNGLKKKLKDSMESFNELRQQISAEYRETVQRRYFTVTGENPDEKTLDLLISTGESETFLQKAIQEQGRGRILDTINEIQERHDAVKEIEKNLKELHQVFLDMAVLVQTQGEQLDDIESHVARAHSFVHTGTEQLQTARKHQKNTRKWTCFCIILLLAIILVVLLVVLKPWQHNGSSGGGSQPAPAQTPPPPPPAGA, via the exons atgAACGACCTATTTTCCGGTTCCTTCTCCCGCTTGCGCAACGAACGTACTTCACCGGACCGCCACCACGTCATCGAGATGTCTGCCGTCACGCCGGACGCTGCAGGCTCGGGCGGCGTCCACCTCGACAAGTTCTTCGACGATGTCGAAGGCGTTAAAGAGGAGCTTCGCGAAGTCGAGCGTCNNNNNNNCGAGCGTCTTCTCCAGAGTCTCCAGAGCAGCCACGAGCAGAGCAAGACGCTTCACAACGCCGCCGCCGTGCGTGACCTCCGGTCGAGAATGGACGCCGACGTATCGGCGGCGCTGAAGAAGGCGAAGGTGATCAAGCTCCGCCTCGAGGCGCTGGACCGGTCCAACGCTGCGAACCGGAACCTGCCGGGTTGCGGACCGGGTTCGTCATCGGACCGGACGAGAACTTCGGTGGTTAAcggtttgaagaagaagctgaaggaTTCGATGGAGAGCTTCAATGAATTGCGGCAACAGATCTCGGCGGAGTATAGGGAGACGGTGCAGCGGCGGTACTTCACCGTCACCGGCGAGAATCCCGATGAGAAGACGCTCGATCTCTTGATCTCTACTG GTGAGAGTGAGACATTCCTTCAGAAAGCCATTCAAGAACAAGGCAGGGGAAGAATTCTTGACACCATCAATGAAATTCAAGAAAGGCATGATGCTGTCAAAGAGATCGAGAAGAATCTCAAGGAGTTGCACCAGGTGTTCCTTGACATGGCAGTGCTGGTGCAAACACAGGGCGAGCAACTGGACGATATTGAGAGCCACGTGGCGCGAGCCCATTCGTTTGTGCACACTGGAACAGAGCAGTTGCAAACTGCAAGAAAGCACCAGAAGAACACCAGGAAATGGACCTGTTTTTGTATCATACTGCTTCTAGCGATTATCTTGGTAGTGTTGCTAGTGGTTCTGAAACCGTGGCAACATAATGGCAGCAGTGGTGGTGGTAGTCAGCCTGCTCCGGCTCAAAcacctccaccaccacctcctGCCGGTGCTTAA
- the LOC107476142 gene encoding uncharacterized protein LOC107476142: protein MNTIARHASSFLRWTSHTLEPLNNGHHQLQQLQQSRGIRVRVINGNVEQALTLLQRKMTASGIERMIKREQRFHIKNSEKRVLAKKNLERRLKSEDLARKLKAIMIKKIRGM, encoded by the exons ATGAACACCATTGCAAGGCATGCATCTAGCTTTCTCAGATGGACAAGCCACACCCTCGAACCGCTGAATAACGGGCATCACCAATTGCAGCAACTTCAGCAGTCCAGAGGCATACGGGTCAGGGTAATAAACGGGAATGTGGAACAGGCACTTACTTTGTTGCAGCGTAAGATGACAGCAAGTGGTATTGAACGGATGATAAAGCGTGAACAGAGATTTCATATCAAGAACTCTGAGAAGCGGGTTTTAGCCAAAAAGAACTTAGAGCGGAGGCTTAAATCTGAGGATCTTGCTAGAAAACTTAAGGCCATTATGATCAAGAAAATCAG GGGTATGTGA
- the LOC107476141 gene encoding LOW QUALITY PROTEIN: DExH-box ATP-dependent RNA helicase DExH1 (The sequence of the model RefSeq protein was modified relative to this genomic sequence to represent the inferred CDS: substituted 1 base at 1 genomic stop codon), which produces MPHWILRAHNLSTYNHCLTSLHPHTPNLPLRISASVMSYRPNYQGGGRRGGGASSSGRRGGGRGGGGGRGGGGGRGEQRWWDPVWRAERLRQQQPQKEVLDENEWWDKIEKMKRGGEQEMVIKRYFSIADQQTVADMAYQHGLYFHAYNKGKTLVVSKVPLPDYRADLDERHGSTQKEIRMSTDIERRVGNLLNNSQSVGEASASFPSVSTDLGQTQSLTATKSVSSQQSDSSKDKLDVALKERQEHIQASDGLKEMKAFRERLPAFKMKSEFLKAVQENQVLVVSGETGCGKTTQLPQFILEEEIGSLRGADCNIICTQPRRISAISVSARISAERGENLGETVGYQIRLETKRSAETRLLFCTTGVLLRQLVQDPQLSGVSHLLVDEIHERGMNEDFLIIILRDLLPRRPDLRLILMSATINADLFSKYFGNAPTIHIPGFTYPVEEHFLEDVLEKTRYNIKAEFDNFEGNSRRRRKQQDSKKDPLTEMFEGIDVDTHYKNYSVGVRKSLDAWSGSQIDLGLVEATIEYICRKEGDGAILVFLTGWDEISKLLDKLKVNNLLGDPNKFLILPLHGSMPTVNQREIFDRPPPNKRKIVLATNIAESSITIDDVVYVIDCGKAKETSYDALNKLACLLPSWISKASAHQRRGRAGRVQPGVCYRLYPKLIHDAMPQYQLAEILRTPLQELCLHTKSLQLGAVASFLEKALQPPDPLAVQNAIELLKTIGVLDDKEELTPLGRHLSTIPLDPNIGKMLLMGSIFQCLNPALTIAAALAYRNPFVLPINRKEEADDAKRSFAGDSCSDHIALLKAFEGWKEAKRGGNEKQFCWDNFLSSVTLRLIDDMRLQFLNLLSYIELNINTXCMCMQAYNQYSHDLEMVCAILCAGLYPNVVQCKRRGKRTAFYTKEVGKVDIHPASVNAGVHLFPLPYMVYSEKVKTTSIYVRDSTNISDYALLLFGGNLVPGNNGEGIEMLGGYLHFSASKSVIDLIRKLRGELDKLLNRKIEEPGLDITAEGKGVVAAAVELLHSQTIR; this is translated from the exons ATGCCTCACTGGATTCTCCGCGCCCATAACTTGTCCACTTACAATCACTGCCTCACTTCCCTGCACCCGCACACACCCAATCTTCCTCTCCGGATCTCCGCTTCTGTTATGTCTTACCGTCCTAACTACCAAGGCGGTGGCCGTCGGGGCGGCGGTGCTTCCTCTTCCGGCCGCCGTGGAGGTGGCCGTGGCGGCGGCGGTggcagaggaggaggaggaggacgcgGCGAGCAGAGGTGGTGGGACCCTGTCTGGCGAGCTGAGCGCCTCAGACAGCAACAACCTCAG AAGGAGGTGCTTGATGAGAATGAGTGGTGGGACAagatagagaagatgaagagaggaGGGGAGCAGGAAATGGTCATCAAGCGTTACTTTAGTATTGCAGACCAGCAAACCGTAGCTGATATGGCATATCAGCATGGGCTGTACTT CCATGCTTATAATAAAGGGAAGACTCTAGTTGTAAGCAAAGTTCCTTTGCCTGATTACCGTGCAGATCTTGACGAGCGTCATGGATCAACACAGAAGGAG ATTAGAATGTCCACAGACATTGAACGAAGAGTAGGAAATCTTTTGAATAACTCACAATCAGTGGGGGAAGCGTCTGCTAGTTTTCCTTCTGTATCCACTGACTTGGGACAGACACAATCATTAACTGCTACGAAATCTGTCTCTTCACAACAGAGTGATTCTTCAAAGGATAAACTTGATGTTGCTCTAAAGGAAAGGCAGGAACATATCCAG GCAAGTGATGGTTTGAAGGAAATGAAGGCGTTTAGGGAGAGGCTTCCTGCATTTAAAATGAAGTCGGAGTTTCTGAAAGCAGTTCAGGAGAATCAG GTATTGGTAGTTTCAGGGGAGACAGGTTGTGGCAAAACAACACAGCTTCCACAATTCATTCTGGAAGAGGAAATAGGATCTTTGCGGGGGGCTGATTGCAACATAATTTGTACTCAACCTCGGCGTATCTCTGCAATTTCAGTTTCAGCTCGAATATCTGCTGAAAGAGGGGAGAATCTTGGCGAAACAGTTGGATACCAAATTCGTCTTGAAACAAAACGTTCTGCTGAAACACGCCTTCTTTTCTGCACCACTGGTGTATTACTTCGGCAATTG GTCCAAGATCCACAATTAAGTGGTGTCAGCCATTTGCTGGTTGATGAAATTCATGAAAGAGGCATGAATGAagactttttaattataattttacgcGATCTTCTTCCTCGGCGTCCAGATTTGCGTCTCATTCTTATGAGTGCCACTATTAATGCTGACTTGTTCTCCAAATACTTTGGAAATGCACCAACAATACACATACCG GGGTTTACTTATCCTGTGGAGGAGCACTTCCTAGAAGATGTGTTGGAGAAAACTCGATATAACATTAAGGCAGAATTTGACAATTTTGAGGGGAACTCTAGGAGGAGAAGGAAACAACAGGATTCTAAGAAGGATCCGTTGACTGAAATGTTTGAG GGTATTGATGTAGATACTCATTACAAAAATTATAGCGTAGGTGTTAGAAAATCTCTTGATGCTTGGTCAGGTTCACAGATTGATTTGGGTCTG GTAGAGGCAACAATTGAATATATCTGTCGGAAAGAAGGTGACGGAGCAATTCTTGTATTTCTTACTGGCTGGGATGAGATCTCTAAGCTACTTGACAAACTTAAAGTTAATAACTTGCTTGGTGATCCTAACAAGTTTTTGATCCTTCCTCTGCATGGCTCAATGCCTACTGTCAACCAACGTGAAATATTTGACCGTCCTCCCCCTAACAAGAG AAAAATTGTCCTAGCAACAAATATCGCCGAGAGTAGCATCACCATAGATGATGTTGTGTATGTCATAGACTGTGGTAAAGCAAAGGAGACCAGCTATGATGCTTTAAATAAGCTAGCCTGTCTGTTACCATCGTGGATTTCAAAGGCTTCAGCTCATCAG AGACGTGGCCGTGCAGGTAGAGTGCAACCTGGAGTTTGTTATAGATTGTATCCAAAACTGATCCACGATGCAATGCCACAGTATCAGTTAGCTGAAATCCTTCGAACACCATTGCAAGAGTTGTGCCTGCATACCAAAAGTTTGCAGCTTGGAGCTGTGGCGTCATTTTTAGAAAAGGCACTTCAGCCACCAGATCCTCTCGCTGTTCAGAATGCTATTGAGCTTCTAAAAAcgattggggttttggatgacAAGGAAGAGCTTACCCCACTGG GTCGGCATCTTAGCACCATACCTTTGGACCCAAATATTGGAAAGATGCTTCTCATGGGCTCTATCTTTCAATGCCTTAACCCTGCCTTAACAATTGCTGCAGCTCTTGCATATCGCAACCCATTTGTCTTGCCTATTAACAGAAAAGAGGAAGCTGATGATGCAAAACGATCGTTTGCTGGTGATTCTTGCAG TGATCACATAGCTCTTCTAAAAGCATTTGAAGGATGGAAGGAGGCAAAACGCGGTGGGAATGAGAAGCAGTTTTGTTGGGACAATTTTCTATCCTCAGTAACCTTGCGGTTGATTGATGATATGAGATTACAGTTTCTCAATTTATTATCTTACAttgaattaaatattaatacatGATGCATGTGCATGCAGGCTTACAACCAGTACAGTCATGATCTGGAGATGGTTTGTGCAATCCTTTGTGCTGGGCTCTACCCTAATGTTGTTCAGTgcaaaagaagaggaaaacgGACGGCGTTCTATACGAAAGAAGTTGGGAAGGTTGACATCCATCCAGCTTCTGTCAATGCCGGGGTTCATCTCTTCCCTTTGCCTTACATGGTATATAGTGAAAAGGTGAAAACCACCAGCATCTATGTTAGAGACTCTACCAACATTTCAGATTATGCCCTGCTGCTGTTTGGCGGTAATCTTGTCCCCGGCAATAATGGCGAGGGCATTGAGATGCTTGGAGGTTACCTTCATTTCTCTGCTTCAAAGAGTGTCATTGACTTGATAAGG AAATTACGTGGAGAGCTTGACAAGCTTCTGAACAGAAAAATTGAAGAACCAGGACTGGACATTACTGCAGAAGGAAAGGGAGTGGTTGCTGCTGCTGTTGAGTTGCTTCACAGTCAAACCATTCGCTGA